The genomic DNA GATTGAACCAAATGATTGCATCGTTCCCATGCTACACAgttcaaatcatcatcatcaggcATAGGAATGGAACCATTGATGAAACCAAGCTTATTCTTCGTTCCCAAAGAACGTTCAACAGTGCGACTCCAAGCAATATAGTTGGAATCGTTGAGTTTAGGAGTAATAGAAAGAGAATTAGGACCTTCACTAGGATGAACGAAGAACACCGATTCAGTATCTGGTTGAACGTTTCTTGGCGCCATGGATGCAACATAAGATGAACAAGAACAGAGTATAACAAATCAGAAATTGATGTGGAAGAAAACACAGTATAACTAGGATTGAAGAAATTCAATCAATCCGAGAAAACGAGAACAAGAATGAAGAATCAAGGTGTGAAATCGTGAAGAGTTAACACACAAAAACCAGAGAACATTAACTTAAGCATAGTTACTTGCACAGCGGAAAAACGCTTACAAACCGTTATGGATCGTAACAAACCTTTCCTCTTTGAAAAGAGCTTCTGATACCATATCAAAAATCAAAGGAAAAGGAATGAAATGAATTATCATTACTTAGAATAGAGCTTACAACAGTATATATATGCTAATAACAAGATGTATGAGAAGTTATAATGATCTACCTATAGAGGAACATGAACTTAAGCATAGTTACTTGCACAGCAAGTAACATCTGTCTAAGTGATATTGCTATCAGCAATTGCCATGACTAATTACCGTTGACACACAGCCTCTGACTTTGAAATGGCAATTGACTTGTTtcaatataatcaattttattatgGCCATTGAAGTGCAACGGAAATTGGTTTTAATTGTGCATTGGCTGAATTTTTTTCAACGCTCCTCTATCATATTTTCAGTATAAATAAGAAGCCTTGCAAACACATTTACACACACCTTGACTTGCAACTTACAGTCAAAAACTCTTTCTCCCTCTCAAACGTGCATTGCAATTTTCTCATTAAATCACTTCTATTTTACTTGAGACCTTTATACATAAGGTGCtgctaaccagtgccccgggggcactggataagaaataataaataggcaataaataaatgaatctcAATTAGTTTACCTAAATTAAAGTGAGATATAAGTCAACTAATTATATAAGATATAATtgtatttattgtttgtttttgtagcactaacatcatcaattatgttatttatcatctacaaataaaaacgataatataaaaaaaaaaaaccataaagacaagatgtaaaaaaaaagaacaatttttttttgaataatacctaataaattgataatatcgtaaaaaaaaaaaaaagattgaatattttattttttagaagataaaaaaaaaaagattgattaTGGTATTGATGATGGCAGAGAGATATTGaatataacatttattaattttaattagttgaaatattttacaatttaattAAGATAAATCAAGTGagatccatttatttattagcTATTTATTGTTCCTTATCCGATgtcccgggggcaccggttagcattgcCCTTATACTATATAGTGTTACTTTGTAATCTTTTGAGCGTCAATTTGTTTTTATCTACACATTTGGTgtaatcattcaaattgttacATTTCTTTTGTATTGGGTGCGATCCCAAAGTTTCAAGAGAGGTGATATTTCTTGagcttaccaaaaaaaatatctctTGAGTTTAGAGGCTCTTCTATAAAGGGTAATTTTGTTTGGAGAGTGCTTGCTATTTTGTAAAGGTTTACTAGTTTATCCCGTATAAAAGCTAAGTTAGTGAAAATCTCAAGGGGCTTTTCCTTGGGGACTAGACGTAGACCTTGGTGTTTTAGGCTGAACTAGAATAAACTTCTTATGTCCTTTTCTCTCATCCCTTTATCTCTTTTACTTtacttgttatttattttagcgCAAAGTCACTAGTTTTCATCTTTATTAAAGCCCTTTATAagcactttattttatttgattaaaatcttttttaaatgcttattttaaatcttttttttaaagaacacaATTCACCCCCCTCTTGTGGGTTGCGGTTATGGTgtataaggaaatccttatgcaccctgtataaatccagaaatggtttTCGTGAGTTGTATTTCAAAATCATTAGATGTATTTAATGGTTTTCAGCACCCTGCATATAtcatagtatgttttgtataaaattataccaaaaccattttgttgtggaaatggtttctgtgagttgtactccaaaaccatttctgaatttatgcagagtgcataaggatttccttatgcaccataaccacacCCCCTCTTGTGTGTTTGAAGTCACTTGTTCAACAGAACCGTCTTACATCTTCTGCACGTTGTGTAAGAGACTCCGAGGGAAATTTATCTGGGCTCAAACGAAATGGAAACGGGCAAATATGacagttttggaggggaggaaGTAGCCTTACTCGATACTATTCACTTTGTTGATGTGAATAGATGGAACCGGGTTGTCTACGAGTCTGACTCTGCTACTTTAGTGCAAGCTCTTTCGTCTCCGGACCATGGTGATTCAGAATTCTATGCTATTGTTTCTAGTATTATTTATCAGTTATCTTTACATTCACATTCGAGGTGTagtttgttaggagacaagCGAACATAGTTGGTCATAGTTTAGCTAGGGCGACCTGATCTTGGATAGTCACCGCATTTTTAATTCTTATCCTTCTTGTATTGCACATTGGTTAATTAATGATAGTTAACTTTATTTtggtaaggaaaaaaaaacattttatgcTTCTTGCGTTTTTACGGGAGGTTGAGGCATGTACCAACAGGACTTTCAGAACAAGTTGCCTTTTTCATTTTACGTTTTatattagtttttgtttttagttattaaTTTAATGCTTGAAGGATGCAtgtatgaaagaaaataatctACTCTCAAAAACCATTCTTGAGTGGGTAACGTGTGTAGATGTAGAATATGCATAAGCAATGAATATAATAGTTGCAcgtaaatattaaaatttcttAGCAAACCACAAGcgtgtgtgattttttttttctttccttcttttaaaagataaatattaatagttaatatttatttattggtttGAGTTTAAAATCAAAACCTCTAACTCTttcctaacaaaaaaaacctCTAACTCTTTTTCTCTTAACTCAAATTAGTTAAATATTCATCTATCACTAGTCTTCGACATTATATAGCCTCTTAAATAGATCGTGAAGACTATGTGTATTTTAAAAAGATTCATTAAAATATACAGGCCAATATAAAAACTATGAATGTATTGTTAAAATATAGGGACTTAACTGCTAATAAGTTGTTAAATACTCgaggaactaaaaaaaattattatttgaatagttatgttcatatatatatatatatatatatatatatatatatatatatattatatatagggatttgctagaacacacccactaatttttatgtgggagtgtttgagaattgctgttcccacatatggtatggctgtgccacacgagtaagtTACGGAAATGCCCTTCGGTAgtaaactgccgaagtttttaggaaaccggcggcagttaactgccgaggaaaacctcggtagttaactgccgaggaaaactcaACATAACCAGAACCCAGAACCACAGGTAGTTTTTAGAATGATgaagatttcctcggcagttaactaccgaggttttcttcggtagttaactgccgaaattgtTTAAGTTCAtatttcctcggtagttaactaccgaggttttcctcggcagttgccgaagggcattttcgtattttactcgtgtggcacagccaaacaacatgtgggaacaacaattctcggagtgttttagcaagctacaccttaaggtgtatttaactactttttagttataacttattaaaacacacattctaaaaaaataagtgggtgtatcctagcaaatgtCTATATgggttgctaacatacacccacttattttttagaaggtgtgttttagcaacattcactttaaggtgtatttaacaactttttagttatatctttgctaaaacacaccttaataaaaactagtgggtcccttcaaaaaaaaaaaaaaaactagtgggtgtatcctagcaaactctatatatatatatatatatatataagattggATTCGTTGATACCAgatgtcaacgaattcgttaaCACCAAATCTTAACTATTTAATACATTTAATCCAAGTGTCCTGATTATTGTAAAATTAACTCACGTATGTATCTATTTAACAAGACACACTAGATTTAAATTCTACCTGAAAGctaacaaattgtttttctccaCTAGATCCAAACATCCAATTGTTAGAATTCATTCATCATCTGCAATCTTCATTTCCCTTTCGTTAATTCCATATATTAATCGcaaattaatgacaattttttatgcaaaactCATGAAATCGTAAGCAAATTGAGACAGGATTATAAGTCTAGGAATTGGGTTCATAAATCAATTGATCGGCTTGTGAATCGTTAAAGCAAATACATATTTGGATTCAtgttatatcaatatataaaatcaatttttatgatTATAGTAAATTAGAAAACCCTTTGAATTAAACTGTGTGGTAGCCAATTATCGATGTGCATAGAAATTAATTGGCGTTGTCTTTGTTGGATATGAATAAGGAGTGGCAGGATTTGAgataattgataagaaaaataagcTTTCATTGTTGTTCTTTTAAGCTTTGGTAGTTGGCGCAAAGGAGAAGGTTTGAGTGTGCAGATTAGCGGGGATCAAGTGGAGAACGGTTCATGTGAGTTAATTTCACAATAATTAGGCACcttatgttgtgaattcgatgagaaaacacaccaataacaaacttgatgtgtggagcaagggatagtcAAACTGTTGAAGCAAAAATCCctttgaaattgtttttaaatgataaacaaactcttgtattaaaattaagattataattttatttggttatttaATGTGTGCTCTTGAGTGAATTTTATTAAGGATAGGAAAGTCCAATTCTCACACATTATTAAAGCCATGTATCCTTGGATGATTATGCTCAAGCTTTCAAGAAGAATATGATGATAATTCATTATTAATAAAGAAAGGataattatgaatttaatcCATAAAGCATTACAAAGGAAATGCCATGCGCAAATGAAACGGAAAATTGTCCTTCAATCATATGCTAATCATTTGGACAAGACAAGGATGATGACATAAGCCCTATTGTGTATCTTGATGAGCAAGCAAGCAAAATGTCATAAAGTAACAAGACTTGGTGACCAAGTATGctaatatgattaattaatggTGTCTTGGAGACAAAGAAATGCAAGGACAGGTACAACAATGCATCTTGGAGAACAAGATAGAAACagtagtaaaaagaaaatatctttTTACTGTTCAAACACGCTCCTGGTCCATTTCAAGCTCAAGCTCTTAGTGTTAAAAGTTGAGGCTGAGGCTGGCAAGCTCAAACTCAACGTACAAAAGATGGGACAATGGCAGTTTTGCAATTCCTATCAACAGCAAGGGCGTTTACACAAGAATGAACAGCTGCAGATATTGAAGGATGAAGGCTGGCTATAAATATAAGCTTTCTCTCAACAAAGAAAGCATGAATTTCCAATACATTCACAAGCCTACACACAagcaataaattcatcaatcaatctCAATATCAAAAATACTCTTACAGAACTCAATCATATTTTCGGATCATCTTTCTAAAAGTATTACAAACTACAATCTCTCATTCTCTTAGTAGTTTGAAAGTTGTAATTAGATCCAAACATCAAATCTCATTTTGATTGTACATCCTCAAGCCTGTAAAATCTTGAGTGATACTGTAAGCTTACTGAAGCTAATAATATCAGTGGTGTAAGCCTGGTGAGGCTAAGAGAATACATAGTTGTATAGCCTCAAGCTCAGCGAGAGTTCAAGAGTTAGTGTAAGCCTGGTGAGGCTTATAGAAtacatattgttttgcacattgcAAAGAGGAGGAGGAAACTCCCAAGAATTGGTGGATAATCTTAAAAAAGCTGTGGGGACTGGACTAACCCATATTGggggaaccaggataacttctATGTGTGATCTCTCTTAAACCCTACTCTTTACtttctgttttgtttattttagtattaCAGAGAAACTTTTAAAGGGTCACTATTCAACCCTCCTTCTAGTGACATTTACTTCAACTtcacaaacaaccaaaacaaagtgtatgaaacaattataaacacaagccaaaagtagaaaacaacgagagaaaagaagagagaacacaaaagaatttgttgacccagttcggggGAGAGAGCAGTCATCTGTTTCActatgatgagtaactttacaaagagatatcaatgggttacaagaataagtcttccgcctaattctacccaaagtcccattCTCTTCCCGCGTAACTAAGAGACTTAATCCtaaatagtgtttcccaaggtgaatcaaccttcaaaccctagttttattgttgccattctaagcccttgtttcagccccctctatctcaaagtttAGTCTGATACaaagtctatatttatagtaaaagtataactcataaatttggaacgaataccacactgaagatacgtttttttcttctcctttagtgaaagaatatttgcatcaaaaatataatattccctttcaaagGAGAAGGTCCCCAAACATCAGAAAATAACAGTTCAAGAGGAGCTGCGGTTTTGATAGAAGAAACTGAAAAAGGAAGCTTATGACTTTTATTAATATGACAAGAAttacaatgaaattttttattttctaagttCCTAAAATTGCCACAACTAGACATCATTAGTGCAAGAACTCTGAAAGAGGGATGCCCGAAACGAGCATGCCATATAGAAGGTGAGGCAGAGCAAGTGGAAGCAAGAGCAGTGGGTTGATATTGAGACATATAATGAAAGGTGTAGAGATCACTGTTACTGGAACCGCGCATCAACGTCACCCCCGTGACCTGATCCTTCACACAGAAAAAGGTAGGGTGCAATTCAAGATATGTATTGTTAGACTTGCAGAATTTCTTAACATATATGAGATTATGTTTAGCATTTGGGACACAAAGCacattatttaatttgaaagtAATATTTGGGGTAGGGAGGGTAATAGAGCCAACATGTGAAATATTCAAACCTGTACCATCACCAATCTGAACTTCTTCGGGACCATCATATTCGGAGTGAAGCTGCATATTGTTCAGatttgatgttatatgatgactGGCTCTAGTGTCGAACACCCAGTTAGGAGCAGCCGAATGTGAAGTAGAAGCGAAATTTGCCATTGGTTGATTGTTGCGTTGCCGCAGCGGAGGACATTACTTAGCAATATGGCCAAGGAAAGAGCAGAGTTGACATCTTGGTGGAAGTCTATTTCCACATGAGTTGAAACCTCGACCTCTACCACGATAGTTAGACCCACGAGTAGTGGATCCATGGTACTGAGATTGTTTAGAGAAATTGTTACCACGCCCCGGGGATGGAATTGGAAGGATACCATCATCTTTCGAGCTGCGTTGATTTGGAGAGGTGTGATGAGCGAAATTCGCTGTAGGTACTTGAATGTCAACCTGAACAGCTTCTCGACGCATGTAGTCCTCATGTGCGAGAAGAGGGCTATGAAGCTTCTCGAAGGTAAAAGGGTGTTGGCGTGTGCGAATGGAGGCAGTGATATCATTATATTCGACACCAAGTCTATTGAGAACAAAGAGGGTAATATCATCATCAGAAAGAGACTTATCAATAACTGCAAGTTCGTCAGCAAgacttttaactaaaaataagtAATCAGTTATGGACTTATCACCCTTTGTGCAGTGTTATTGAACTGAGATTCAATAGCAACCCATAAGGTTCGAGCAGTTTCATAGGAAGCAAAGGAGATGATGTCAGCCTTTGTCATGGAGGAGAGAAGAAGATTGATGATTAgctgatcaagagtgaaccacTTTGTGTATTCAGGATTGGGAGCATAGACACCGTTGTTGATAATAGTTTCTGTTTGAATTGGTGTGGTTCCGTCTATGTGACCCATAACTTCGATACCAGCAAGCAGGGTAGTGACTTGACGTTTCCAAGCACGAAAATTTTTGCTAGACAATTTGAACGTGATTGAGGCATTTAGAATAAGATATGATTTGGTGTTGGAAGGGTTGGTGGCCATGTTGTTGAAAATAGGATCTTATGGTGCTGTTAAGCTTCAAGAAAATCTGATACCATATAAGAGTTTGAATATAAGAGTTGTTGTATTGAATTATGTATTGCTGATACATGTATTTAAGTACAACGATATGCCTTAGCATTAAGAGATAACTACCTAGCTTATTTTATGGTAACAACTTTATCTACAAACAAACAGCTATgcaattcaaatttgaaataataacaaGAGATATGTATTGAGCGTATGACAGATCACTATCCTTAACGTTAGGATTATTTTGTTGGTGTAACAGTAAAAATGGAATAAACTATTTTAGAGAAGACATATAACTGAGATTCTAAACTATTTTTGTTAGGTTATAACATGATTAATGAAACATATAATTGCATTGAGTTTTTGAAGTAAGCAATCACCCTAGACCTTCTTGATGATTGCTTTTGACATATACTAAATTTAAGACTATATTCTAAAATATCTTTAGTAGCACGGGTTACATGATTTTAGTTTCTCCATATTTTCCAAAGCATGCACACTATAAGATTTTAGTTTTGCCAAAAACTTTTTTCATATGAGATGGCACACACTATAGAAAATTGATGATCGTGCAAATTTTCATTCAAGAGGATGATGAACATAGAAATTGTTCAACAAGAAATCACAAGCGGAAGAAAATTGACATAGAGATTATTGAAGGATACTGAATTATCTATTAATGATAAGTGATTTTAGCTTGTTTTTTGTTGTAGTGAATCATATGATTGGAGTGGTTACTTAGATTCAAGTTGTTGGAACCCTGTTGTTCCAGCACAAGTGAAATTGTAAGAGTAAATTACTTAGCTTACTTTAGAAAGATTATCATTCATTATTCATTATAGAACATACAAGAGTTCATGATGTAGAATCATCAAACGTGTGCAACATTTACTCTTGTACATGAAAATGACTAATGAGAAAAGAGTTATATTGCAATCACTAAAAATTATTTAGAATATAGATAAAAGTGATTCAATACATATAATTATAAGAGGACTAAAACATTAGATCAACAACTCGACGAAAGTTGAAGATAGTGAATATTAGAATAGTTATTCCAACTACGGTAGAACTGCTTCTCCAAGGATCACGGAAATAAACCCATCTTAATGTACCCATAGCCTTTTTCCATTCATTGTTGTAGTGTTCGTTAAGATCTTCTATAAGTTGGTAATAACATGATGAATTTGTCACAACATGTTTGCATAGGCTGTTAACAAGTGTCGTCAATTCCTCGTCGCTTCCCAGTTCGTGCACCACAATTTCTTTCTCAACAAGCCACTCTACATCATCTTTGGTTTGAATAAGAGAATCAATCAAAGAAACATAATTGCAAATGTAAGGCTCGTCAGGGTAGTGACATTGCTCGTAAGCGATTAGGTTTCTAAGAACACATTCAGTTGTATGGTCTACTTTTAACTGTGGGAACTGAAATCTAGCTTTAACACACTTGCAACATGGTAAACAACCTAAACATAAAAACCAACTCAAcaaagggtttttctcaaacttAATGTCAAGTAAGGATCTGTTATGAACCTTCTCAAAGCTTATACCAGCTTCATTCAACTTTGTTGCACTCCTTAACATCAAACACTCTTTATGAGAATCAGAGTTCTTAGTGCTAATTTTCATGGGGAGATAAGCACATCTAATTAAATCAATGAAATGAAGTGATTTCTCCCACTTCTTTGACCCAAACATACTTTCTGAAGATGATTCATGTTGATGAGGATAACAAGATACAAAATATTCATGTGCAAGATTTAGAAACCATTTGTGCTTTTTGTCACTGCTTGGAACAACTGTGTCATATAGTTTTTCCAACACATAAATTGGAATCTGATTCTCAAGAAGCAACAAGTCATGCTGAATATTTTTACTTAAACAAAGTTGAGTTACTATATAATCATCTTTGTGTTCCCATTTTTTAGCTTCTCTTAAAAACAGCTCCATGATGAACACAACATCCAACAATATCATGTCAACAAATTGTTCATGGCTGATATCAGGAAACTTCTTTTGGTAACAATGGCgaatatttttctcttcttgTTCTAGGAAAGCTTTGTAgttaattaaatcatttttttcttctatgcgattccaaaaaaaatgaaaatatcttTGTTTATGCTCTTGCATTTCCTCAAGTTTTTTGTTGTTATGGTGGATAGGTCCAATTGATATGAGCAGAGGTGTATATGCCTCTTCTTTCCCATTCAAAAGAATAGTAGTAACATTGTAGATACAACATTGAGGCCAAGTTGCAGGCTCTATAATTTCTGGGATGTTGATTACGTGTTGGATGTGATATTCAGCAGAAGGTCTCATGAGATCACCTTGTTTTTTGCACTTGGGTAAGAAGGTCAACCCGCAGACTAAAgctctgtttggataaaaaaaaaaaaaaaaacttaattaagcaGTTATATagcataaacatttatcatgtACGACTTATAattaagctatttctataataaaagatataatcatgtaaaattgttttatttaaaccatataattttttttttttgtataaataaaaatcatacaagttattttcataagttatcttataaagtttataaaaataaactaaagacaactttaagtttattttcaaaaactttcaAACAGTCagtgacaaatcaaacaattttaaGTATTCGTGGCATATTCAACAAATAGTATGCaaatatacaatattttttttaattccttcaaaaatatttttgtttttagttcctgcaaatttaacttttttgatagttcttttaaatttaactttttttctttttgttagtgttttgttttattcattGAATAATATGTTTGAGGAACTAACAAAACCAACTATTTGTCTTTAAACCAAATCTACTAGTAAACATGAGTGGATTTCCTCTCTTAATTTTTAGGCacgaaaaaaatttaaatgtatatttaatttatattttgttaaaaaaaattattttttttgagagagattgttataatattctacacatttttgtaaaattttattaaaaaaatatgaaagttaaATATGAGTTGACTAAAACATAGGATTAAAAATGGTGATGAATTTTTTTCGAAGACTACTAGTCTAACCAATATTTCCGGaagattaaaacgaaaagttcaTACATTATAAAgatcaaaatcatattaaaccttatgatatatatatatatatatatatatatatatatatatatatatatatatatatatatatatatatatatatatatatatacacacacacagagacacacacacacacatagtATGACATGAAATATAAGTGCAGGTACGTGTCCTCAAGGGCCGTCCCTATATAACTGGAGACTCGGCTCTCCAGTAAATATAGGCCcctaactaaataaaaataaatttttttaaaagagcaatcatctatttaaatttaaaataagatcCGTAAAAGgtttaaaatgttttatttgagagaataatttataatgtttattctttttttaaaaacaatgtttGTTGTTGACACTTAGAGCTTTACTATTTATACGATAAATATGGACTAAAAATTACAAGTGcgcaaataaaatatatatatatatataatccaaTATGTTAAGGAGAATTTGACtgatactaaaaataaattaaaattaaaagagaaaaaagaaaaaagaaaaagaaaaattgatcaaagaagaaaaagacaagaaaaagataaattaatcaaagaagaaaaaagaataaaaggaaaatttaattaacaaaaaagtGAATCCTGGCCTACTGAGTGATGAACTAGGGACATGGGaataaaaagaaacatttgTACTGCTGGGACAATGCGCAACAACTAACTTATATTTCACGCTGCTTGTAtataataagaataagaattctGCTCTCCACGTAGCACAAAACACTTGTGCCCTGCAGCCTTGCCCAAATTACCCTTGTGTTAGGTAACTAGCGTAAGTGTAAATTTGTGCGTTAGTTACGTGAAGCGGCATGACTTAAGACACGCAAGTGTAAAacactgcgtgagttaactcacgcccaGTAAAAATAGTATTCCATGCAAAAACATCATAAAATGGTATTCCACGCATTTAAAACAACAAGCATCATTATAGCCCACGTATATACTTGATTCATCAGCTCTTGGGTTGGTTTTGTTTATAAAAGTTAAATACTACATTAATTGttgtcaaattatttatttccttcCGTTTGTGGACTTGTCAGGTGAGTTAAAAGGGACAGTGAATGGCTCCAAAGAGTGCTAAGAAAGTGGTGGTTAGATCAACAAGGAAAGTTGTTCAAGAAAGTGTGCAAGTTTATGTTTTAAGCAGAACAAAATTTAAAAGGTGTGGTAGTTAACTCACGCGGCGTGAGTTAACTAAAGCAAGGGTAATTTAGGAAAGGCCGCAGGATGTGAGTGTTTTGTGTTGGGTGGAGAGCAGAATTTATATAAGAATTGTTTAcatgaaattataaaataaataaaaaaatgaaatttgggcCTCCAAATTTTGAAGGCACAGTTCAGTAGAGttgtttgcaccccctcaaaGACGGCTCTGCGTGCCCCCACTGTGTTGTGAGTGGCGCTGTCCTTGCAAACAGTCTTATAAATACATATGCCATTGCCAATGACTATGCTAAAATGCTTAGAAGTTGCACAGGAATGGAGGTAAATGCATTTCAGAGAGaactctttttttcaaaaatcatgTAAATAATTATTGGAATTAAAAATCTAGTTAAAAGAtactattgatttttttgagggaaaaaagaGATACTATTGATCAAGGTAATTAAAACCGGACCGGACATCGAACCGGTGTAGGTTTGGGTTCAGGGTTTGAAGGTTCGACCGGGGTCGAACCAGGGTTCAACCGgttattgtaaaatataaatttttatttaaaatattatatataaagtgttgataaataaataaaaaactttttttatccAAACTCTTATTTcataaatccaaaaaaatttattatacaaaaaaaaggatgaatataTTACTTAAATGATATATCCGTGGAATGAAGTATGTATTTTTTCTGAATGAAGTggaatgaatattttatttcttgatcATAGTCTAATTGAAGATAATCAAGAGTTTTTGAAGGTTGTTAAATTTGTTTCCTAGTCAACCAAAATTATAGTGTGTGTTTGTGACGTGAATGCACCAGGAAGAGTGAAAAACTACTGATGTTTGATGATGTAAACACAACACAATAAGTCCCACATCGAAGAATTTTAAACTAGATTCTTCAAACTTTGGTTATAAAAGTAGATTCAGGGCTGCAGGTACAGCGCAACAGTTCCATAAGTTCCACCTAGATTG from Medicago truncatula cultivar Jemalong A17 chromosome 8, MtrunA17r5.0-ANR, whole genome shotgun sequence includes the following:
- the LOC25499998 gene encoding putative UPF0481 protein At3g02645 codes for the protein MRPSAEYHIQHVINIPEIIEPATWPQCCIYNVTTILLNGKEEAYTPLLISIGPIHHNNKKLEEMQEHKQRYFHFFWNRIEEKNDLINYKAFLEQEEKNIRHCYQKKFPDISHEQFVDMILLDVVFIMELFLREAKKWEHKDDYIVTQLCLSKNIQHDLLLLENQIPIYVLEKLYDTVVPSSDKKHKWFLNLAHEYFVSCYPHQHESSSESMFGSKKWEKSLHFIDLIRCAYLPMKISTKNSDSHKECLMLRSATKLNEAGISFEKVHNRSLLDIKFEKNPLLSWFLCLGCLPCCKCVKARFQFPQLKVDHTTECVLRNLIAYEQCHYPDEPYICNYVSLIDSLIQTKDDVEWLVEKEIVVHELGSDEELTTLVNSLCKHVVTNSSCYYQLIEDLNEHYNNEWKKAMGTLRWVYFRDPWRSSSTVVGITILIFTIFNFRRVVDLMF